The DNA region TGTTTATATGGCTGTCTATGAAAGATTGACTTTTTCACATTTAGGGTTTCTACAACTTGAGTATCGTTAGATGGGAAGCTATATTTGTTGTATCTCAATTTTGATCGTTTCCCTAAGAGTTTTGCTTATGTTCCTAAAAAGACTAATCTTTTTTGAATCTTACTGTCTTTGTTTTCTCGTAAGATAATTAATGGACAAGATCAGCGAGTTACCTGATGAACTGTTGGTGAAGATACTATCCTATGTTCCGACAAAGCTTGATGTCTCCACCAGCGTCTTGTCCAAACGATGGAAGTTCCTTTGGATGTGGCTGACTAAACTCGAGTACAGTGATGATGAAGGCAACTCATTCCTTGTACTCCGAGACTTCATCAACAAGAACCTCCGCTTACACAGAGCTCCCCTCATAGAAAGGTTGTGTCTTGAGCTATGGGAGGAGGAGTCCACAAAAGTTAaccatgaagaagaagatatcaaACTCTGGGTTGAAACTGCTGTTTCTCGCTGTGTCCGTTACCTGGAAGTTTCTTATAATGTAAACATGCTTCCAAGTAGCTTGTTTACTTGCGAATCGCTCATGGTTTTATTTGAAGTTTGACTATGTATTTAATGAATGAATGTGTATGACAAAACCGAGTCATCTTTGAAGCTCACTTAGAACAAGCTAGGGAAGCAATGCTACAACAGCTAAACTTGCAGAACCTAGTGGAGGAGATAAAGATATGTATAAACACCGATCCAGCTTTTGGTCTTTGGACCATATAACCGTGAATAGGAACTCAGCTGCTATGGAGATTGCACTCATTGTTACTTAGGACCATAGACTCCAATGGTACATCGCTAATTTGCTAAGAAAGGGCCCTACTGGCTGCAGCAACTATTGAATGAGGAAGCTAGAACCTGGCCTGAAACAAACTTTCATGTTTAAGGTCTCTGAGATTCagctttctctctgtttttgatACCCATTGGAGCTCACTATATCAACTATTGGTGATTTTGGTTTGTAGaatgttttcctttttaaaaataatcctaacaaaaagaaaaatttaaaagtttatttaataaaatattaaattagtaaataagAAAGTGTATAATATTGTTATTGAATTGATTGACATTATTTAACttccaatttttcttatttcattttaattctTAGTTCGAGTTggtttcaatttaaatttttaagtaAAGTGTTTTTTCTAGCCTAAAGTTGATAACAACTCATCTATgcattatgattataaaatataaacattaacttgaatttatgtataaaaagtgaaaacaaattttatttataaaataaacttcCCACACAACATATGTAAAAAAAgtcataaaactataataaaataataaatgttttattaaattaaaatatcaaacaaaattcGTTGTAATGTACGGAGTCATATCTTATGATTTATAATATACACGTGATATACATATATGCATGTGATGTGCAAGGTCGAATTAAGAAGTGATAATTATCACTTGGGCTTAGCCCATTAACTTCCTAAAAGTGTTTAGGTCATTTAATTATAAAAGTGTCACGTGACTTGATCAAGACATGCAAAAGAGTTTGTCAAGACTTTGAGATTTGCTTTCGATTCGATGGCACTAGCATCCAATACTGATCCAGTTTGTGTGTGGATATCAGTAGAGTTATGACGTTTGAAGTGCTAAATGATCTCGGTTTGTTCTTGGTATTTGTTCCGTTGCAAATAACCATGTATATTCGAAACTATAATATCTAAGTTTATTTCAGTAATGATATAATATTATAGGCAACTAAATTCatatattgatttataaatgGTTAAAACCCGATATAAATTCCTAcaaaaataaactccaaaagCATGGAAAAACAAGCtaagcaagatcttcaaggatTCGTAAAGTGTTCAAAAGAACCATCACTTTACCGAAAGAAGGAGAATGATTATCTTCTCATAGTTTTTGTGTACGTAGACAATTTGTTGGTCACCATGTCTAACATAAAAAACGATCAACGCGTTCAAGGTAGAGATGACTACAAATTTTGGGATAAGTGATCTTCCGAGACTACTAACATACTACCAAGCCCGTCTTTTTGCACATGCAACTGGACCAACCGAACATGATAATATTTAGAGagtccataatttttttttgttttagtaatagctatacatacaaaatcatatatttttaaaaaatcagataaatatatttaaatttaattttcgtatttttaaccaataaatatAGATTACAAATTTGATTTTGTCAACACAATCAATTAAAAATGCAATAAGTTAGGAAGTAATTAGCATTTATatcgtttatatattttggaaagtaaaaaataatttttggtgTTTGTTTTAATATTCAGTGTAACtctagaaaattaatattttaatttgattctatttaggaaacaattattaattagtattataaataaggagagaaatatataacttttcaccaatatatccaaatattaataaacataaaGACGAAAGACTAGTCTAATCTTCTGTCGAGAaggcaaaaaagaaagaagagtctCCAACTTTTTGTGTAATCAAATCAAGATTCTGCAACTTTTTGTCTTACCACTATACgaattctatttttctattattattataaagatttatacctGCAGAGTCCTGATTCTGGATATAAAAGAAcgtcaagaaaaagaaactgaaaaaatCATATTCTCAAAGAGGTATTTCACAAGCTTTTAactaaaagacaaaaacaaaagatgttTCTTCCACTCAAACCAAAAAATTGGTCGATGATTTTGTACTAAAAAAAACTAGAAGAATAGTattatttagattaaaaaaattagattgatataataatattttatgaaaacataaattattttaagtcTTTAGAAAAGACCTTATTTTTCTCAACATAGTCTCTATAGAATTTGAGACGGTCCTGCATACTACCTTACATAGAAGTACTTCAAAACAAGGATAGTATAATGCTGAAGCAAGAAATCTATGCCTTGAAAATATTAGAAGAAGCCAGGATGGACGAATGTAATGCATCTAATGGACTTGAATATATAGCTTTCAAAAGGCCTCAAAGACAAACGCATTAGTGAGAAGGACTACATGAGAATTTCCGTATGCCTATGATATCTTCTTCATACTCGACCATATCTTTCGTTTAGTGTTGGTGTAGTCAGCCGATATATGCAAGAACCCAGGGAATCACAGGAGCAGCACTCAAACAAATGCTCAGGTACTTACGagagtttgacaaaaaaaaagatacttaCGAGAGGAACATATCACATGGTCTTGTATTCAAACACCCAAACGGAACCAGACTTGTAGGCTATAGAGACATCAGCCATAATGCTGATGAAGACGATGGGAAGAGAACGACCGGTCATGTGTTCTACTTCGATCAGTGTCCTATTACCTGGTGTTCACAAAATCAAGAGACAGTAGCCCTATCGTCTTGTGAAGGCGAATTTATCGCAGCTACGGAAGCAGAAAAATAAGCAATATGGTTACAAAAACTCTTTGCCGAGATAACTGAACGGAAGAGTAAAAAAGTGACTATTAAGATTGATAATAAATCTACAATATCACTTACTAAAAATCCAGTTTCCATGGCTGAAATAAacatatacacaaaatatatcaTTTCATACGAGAGTGTGTAAAAACGAGCAAGTAGAGGTTTGACATGTTTCGGGAAGTGAACAAAAGGCTGCTATTTTGACGAAGTCACTTGAGAGAATCAAGCTCAAGGAAATGACCAATCTGATTGGCTTTCAAGATGGAAGAGAATGTGACTTCAACCATAAAGGACAGAATGTTGACTTAAATTTGAAGTAACTAAAGTTCCAAATTTCCTAATCATATTCGAGTTATGAGAGATTAGGAAATATACTTTATTTAAGAgatattttaaatgtgataaGTTTAGGAATAATACATCTTAAGAAGATATTAAATTGTGacatttatactattaaagcagaatcctattgtgtttttttactaaaaatactattttctttactatcatttcatattttattaagggcaatcaagtaatattaataacacatctatattgggtctttttttttatccagcacactgcccacatcatatctctcttgggccatttgggccgattaagaaatcagatccaattcttattttttctccaagttcaaataatttattttcaaccattcttaatattttgtgtagtgaacaaaaattaatcacttaattattatgttttttcctttttaatataatttaagcattcataaaaaaatttgaattttttcattgaaaagtataaatctttattaaaagtatataatttttatttaaaaaattaaccacataataaaattaatttagagagttataccaacttaattcattaaaataaagtttaattttctaaacataaatactcattagacctggacgttcgggtacccattcgggtacggGTCGGTTTTTTTgggtatcgggtttttcgggttttgaaattaaaccccattcgaatattataaaatgatgggtcgggttcgagtcgggtgTTTCCGGGatcgggtgggttcggttctcatgcatgagaacctgaaaaataaccaaataaccaaagtatctaaaacgggttcggttatttgtactcaaagtaaccaaagtatccggttcggttcaaatttttgcatccaaattactcaaaagtaaccaaaagtgACCAGAAATGTCAATTCTATACAATtgtttgggtaaacttttatccaaactatcatattttatccaaaaatactcaaaagtatcgaaaataactactatagttaacttataatattaatttaaaatattaaaataattataaatataattataacatatatttttagatatatattcacatttcggatatcttctggtactcattcggttctcggttcggatcgaGTTCAGGACCgattcttcggatatagcaatttagaactcattcgaaTATTTATCTCGAGTGTGATCGGGTTCGGAA from Raphanus sativus cultivar WK10039 chromosome 8, ASM80110v3, whole genome shotgun sequence includes:
- the LOC108820397 gene encoding F-box protein At4g09920-like, whose translation is MDKISELPDELLVKILSYVPTKLDVSTSVLSKRWKFLWMWLTKLEYSDDEGNSFLVLRDFINKNLRLHRAPLIERLCLELWEEESTKVNHEEEDIKLWVETAVSRCVRYLEVSYNVNMLPSSLFTCESLMVLFEV